A genomic region of Nostoc sp. UHCC 0702 contains the following coding sequences:
- the hypF gene encoding carbamoyltransferase HypF: MTIEEIRVSGTVQGVGFRPTVYRLAKAYGLRGDVCNDGEGVLIRVAGSEEALTEFVTKLQQECPPLAKIQQLTRTTYKGEFKFDDFVISSSVSNAIKTEIAPDAATCPQCQQEIFDPFSRFYRYPFTNCTHCGPRLSIILAIPYDRCNTSMSAFAMCAECATEYHNIENRRFHAQPIACHVCGPKAWLERADGKPVTASMFSMLDDVDAVCTLLQRGEIVAIKGLGGIHLAGDATQETVVQKLRQRKKRYHKPFALMARDISVIEEYCNINAKEKELLTSSAAPIVLLQKKTVYSSLNTQYSIASSVAPGQNTLGFMLPYTPLHHLILKRMNRPIVLTSGNLSDEPQCIDNNEARDKLGKIADYFLLHNREIVNRVDDSVVRVVGDKVQTIRRARGYAPAPINLPPGFENVPPILAMGSELKNTFCLLRENQAILSQHLGDLENAAAFNAYQDTLNLYLNLFEHQPEAIAIDKHPEYLPSKLGKELASANKIKLYSIQHHHAHIAACMAENAIPLDSPPVLGIALDGLGYGEDSTIWGGEFLLADYYQFQRLATFKPVAMIGGEQAISQPWRNTYAQLLAANLWETCQQQYAELEIVKILQQKPLKLINQLIEKSINSPPASSVGRLFDAVAAAIGICPEECSYEGQAAIEMESLVDINNLNNYEETKNYHFNFGLLDNIYCIDPAPMWQALFNDLQQQVPKTIIAAKFHISLANAIVGMVNLLRQGNLINQVVLTGGVFQNTILLEQVTNRLQSLKINVFTHRLLPANDGNLSLGQAMITAAKIMIN, encoded by the coding sequence ATGACGATTGAAGAAATTAGAGTTTCTGGTACTGTTCAGGGGGTAGGTTTTCGCCCTACTGTATATCGTCTTGCTAAAGCCTATGGGTTACGGGGAGATGTTTGTAATGATGGTGAAGGTGTTTTAATTCGGGTAGCTGGTAGTGAAGAAGCTTTAACAGAATTTGTGACTAAATTACAACAAGAATGTCCACCATTAGCCAAAATTCAACAATTGACGCGAACTACTTATAAAGGTGAATTTAAATTTGATGATTTTGTCATTTCTAGTAGTGTTAGTAATGCCATTAAAACAGAAATTGCTCCTGATGCTGCCACTTGTCCCCAATGTCAACAAGAAATCTTTGACCCCTTTAGCCGCTTTTACCGCTACCCTTTTACCAACTGTACTCATTGTGGCCCGCGTCTAAGTATTATTCTTGCCATTCCCTACGACAGATGCAATACCAGTATGTCTGCATTTGCCATGTGTGCTGAATGTGCAACAGAATACCACAATATTGAAAACCGTCGCTTTCATGCCCAACCTATAGCTTGCCACGTCTGCGGCCCCAAAGCTTGGTTAGAACGTGCTGACGGTAAACCTGTCACCGCGTCCATGTTTTCCATGCTGGATGATGTCGATGCAGTTTGTACCTTATTGCAAAGAGGCGAAATTGTAGCAATTAAGGGCTTAGGTGGTATTCATTTAGCTGGCGATGCAACACAGGAAACAGTAGTACAAAAACTACGCCAGCGTAAAAAGCGCTATCATAAACCCTTTGCTTTAATGGCGCGGGATATATCAGTAATTGAAGAATACTGTAACATCAACGCCAAAGAAAAAGAATTATTAACAAGTTCTGCTGCACCTATTGTTTTATTGCAAAAGAAAACAGTTTACTCTTCGCTAAACACTCAATATTCAATAGCATCTTCAGTAGCACCAGGGCAAAATACCCTTGGGTTCATGCTACCTTATACGCCTTTACATCATCTAATTCTCAAGCGGATGAACCGCCCAATAGTTTTAACAAGTGGAAATCTTTCCGATGAACCGCAATGTATTGATAATAATGAAGCGCGGGATAAATTAGGCAAAATCGCTGATTATTTTCTTCTTCATAATCGGGAAATTGTCAATAGAGTAGATGATTCTGTTGTCCGAGTTGTCGGCGATAAAGTGCAAACAATTCGTCGTGCTAGAGGCTACGCACCTGCGCCTATTAATTTACCACCAGGATTTGAGAATGTACCGCCGATTTTAGCAATGGGCAGCGAGTTAAAAAATACCTTTTGCCTATTGCGAGAAAATCAAGCAATTTTATCTCAACATTTAGGAGATTTAGAAAACGCTGCGGCTTTTAATGCTTATCAAGATACCTTGAATTTATACTTAAATTTATTTGAACATCAACCAGAAGCCATAGCCATCGACAAACACCCAGAATATCTTCCAAGTAAACTTGGTAAAGAACTAGCATCAGCTAATAAAATTAAACTGTATTCCATTCAACATCATCATGCCCATATTGCTGCTTGTATGGCAGAAAATGCTATTCCTTTAGATTCACCACCAGTTTTAGGTATTGCTTTAGATGGATTAGGTTATGGTGAAGACAGTACAATCTGGGGTGGAGAATTTCTGTTAGCAGATTACTACCAATTCCAGCGCCTAGCAACCTTTAAACCTGTGGCAATGATTGGTGGTGAACAAGCAATTTCTCAACCTTGGCGTAACACCTACGCCCAATTACTCGCCGCTAACCTCTGGGAAACTTGCCAACAACAATATGCTGAGTTAGAAATTGTAAAAATTTTGCAACAAAAACCACTCAAACTAATCAATCAACTTATAGAAAAAAGCATTAACTCGCCTCCAGCTTCCTCAGTAGGGCGGTTGTTCGATGCAGTAGCAGCGGCTATTGGCATTTGTCCAGAAGAATGTAGCTATGAAGGACAAGCCGCTATTGAAATGGAATCTCTAGTAGATATTAACAACTTAAATAATTATGAAGAAACCAAAAATTATCATTTTAATTTTGGTTTATTAGATAATATTTACTGTATAGATCCAGCCCCGATGTGGCAAGCTTTATTCAATGACTTACAGCAGCAGGTTCCTAAAACGATTATAGCTGCAAAATTTCATATAAGTTTAGCCAATGCCATAGTGGGAATGGTTAATTTACTTCGTCAGGGAAATCTGATTAATCAGGTTGTCCTCACAGGAGGAGTATTTCAAAATACTA
- a CDS encoding NifU family protein, which yields MTNLEEFIQEINRFEAIISEWDESQRCVAVGLKSAIEALHKEALTRLIKSLKQESMSALRLAVTDEVVYAVLLYHELVKPPILERIQIALEEVRPGLKSHNGDIELVAFKPPDTVEVKLIGTCSSCPASTLTLSQGVEQAIKKHCPEVTKVIAVNDTSVVNNANSGLISPFSSKVTSTWVKVTNIEQIADFGVLAKKVAGHSLILYRQGVTITCYRNACTHLASPLDTGKIENGILTCPSHGFQFNLQTGECLTAADVPLHFISPLLGKERGWG from the coding sequence ATGACCAACCTAGAAGAATTCATTCAAGAAATTAACCGCTTTGAAGCAATTATATCCGAGTGGGATGAAAGCCAAAGGTGCGTAGCAGTAGGTCTAAAAAGCGCTATTGAAGCTTTACATAAAGAAGCTTTGACACGTTTGATTAAAAGTCTCAAACAAGAATCAATGTCAGCTTTGCGTCTTGCTGTGACTGATGAAGTAGTGTATGCAGTGCTACTATATCATGAACTAGTCAAACCACCGATTTTAGAACGTATTCAGATAGCCCTTGAGGAAGTTCGCCCAGGCTTAAAAAGTCATAACGGGGATATAGAACTGGTAGCTTTTAAACCACCAGATACAGTAGAAGTCAAGTTAATAGGAACTTGCAGTAGTTGTCCGGCTTCTACTTTAACTTTATCTCAAGGAGTAGAACAGGCAATTAAAAAGCATTGTCCTGAAGTTACCAAAGTAATTGCTGTTAATGATACCTCTGTTGTTAACAATGCCAATTCTGGTTTAATCAGTCCATTTTCATCAAAGGTAACTTCTACTTGGGTAAAGGTGACAAATATTGAACAAATTGCGGATTTTGGAGTATTGGCAAAGAAAGTTGCTGGTCATTCACTCATTTTATATCGTCAAGGTGTTACGATTACCTGTTATCGTAATGCTTGTACTCACCTAGCATCACCTTTAGATACAGGTAAGATTGAAAATGGTATTCTCACCTGTCCTTCCCACGGATTTCAGTTCAATTTACAAACTGGTGAATGCTTAACTGCTGCTGATGTTCCTTTACACTTTATCTCCCCTCTCCTTGGTAAGGAGAGGGGTTGGGGGTGA